The proteins below are encoded in one region of Methanosarcina barkeri 3:
- a CDS encoding pyridoxamine 5'-phosphate oxidase family protein produces the protein MGRKDLIQDQQQIEEILSKAKFLRLALSDSDQPYIIPMAFGYKDNKIYLHCSSEGKKIGILNRNPRVAFEADAEAEIVTAEDICKYNVRYRSVVGNGQARFVEDYNEKVEGLTILSEHYGKKGPFEFEEWKVNRLCVIKIEIEEMTGKQHGF, from the coding sequence ATGGGAAGAAAAGATCTGATCCAGGATCAGCAGCAGATAGAAGAGATTCTCTCAAAGGCAAAGTTCCTTCGTCTCGCTCTCTCGGACTCGGACCAGCCCTACATTATCCCTATGGCTTTCGGATACAAAGATAACAAAATTTATCTCCACTGTTCCAGCGAAGGCAAGAAGATAGGCATCCTTAACAGGAACCCTAGAGTCGCTTTCGAAGCCGATGCCGAGGCTGAAATCGTCACTGCCGAAGATATATGCAAATACAACGTCCGCTACCGAAGTGTTGTAGGGAATGGACAAGCACGGTTTGTTGAAGATTATAATGAAAAAGTAGAAGGGCTTACTATCCTTTCCGAGCACTACGGGAAAAAAGGACCTTTTGAGTTTGAAGAATGGAAAGTTAACAGGCTGTGTGTAATTAAGATTGAGATTGAAGAAATGACAGGAAAGCAGCATGGATTTTGA
- a CDS encoding SET domain-containing protein translates to MLFITVKDSPGRGRGIFAQRNFKTGEVIEICPVIVLPTEEIDALELTQLYNYYFAWGPDSKDAAIALGYGSLYNHSYTPNARYYKDFDNKLLKYVCIRDIKEDEEITINYNCDPEDKNPVWFDLAGPEDI, encoded by the coding sequence ATGTTGTTCATAACTGTTAAAGACTCACCTGGGAGAGGGAGAGGTATATTTGCACAGCGAAATTTCAAAACAGGTGAGGTAATAGAAATCTGTCCTGTCATAGTTTTACCCACTGAAGAAATAGACGCACTTGAGCTTACCCAGCTCTACAATTATTACTTTGCGTGGGGTCCCGACTCAAAAGATGCAGCTATCGCGCTGGGCTATGGCTCCCTTTATAACCACTCGTACACTCCGAATGCAAGGTACTACAAAGATTTCGATAACAAACTTTTAAAATACGTCTGTATAAGAGATATTAAGGAAGACGAAGAAATCACAATAAACTATAACTGCGACCCTGAAGACAAAAATCCGGTCTGGTTTGATCTTGCAGGTCCGGAAGATATTTAA
- a CDS encoding APC family permease, producing MTELKKTISFTRGMGLAICMLIGTGILALPGLALDAGTVYEAILGWFLIAIVAVPLIEVCSSLGLKFPSTAGLAGYAEKAVGPWGGYAVSYLVGGSFFFGLPAVALIGSEYMKQLFQLSEAGAALFAILLVTLMFLSNLAGMKVISLINYAALAVLFLLIGLLIVFNLDFLNAGFGIASEAFSGNVHIDLHNTWKVAALLFWAFLGWENLSFSLGEIKDPEKNVPRLYWLSFALVTSTYLVLALISTGASVSGASLQGAAGLSGLVLFTPGGKLLIWLMIIVIAANACSWDFTASRLLYAGGRTGIFPEVFGKLSKRNIPVPSLVGLYVLSIFLILGSYLLKIPVSAMMMLVNQNFVFLYAFIIIAYWKTENGWKKWIFSTLSLVSLSFLVSGFTWKIAYPIFLIGFGYYRFLRSAGEISTSKIPASENEIVRREDGSGNL from the coding sequence ATGACCGAACTTAAGAAAACGATTTCCTTCACTCGGGGTATGGGGCTTGCAATCTGCATGCTTATAGGTACAGGCATTCTTGCACTGCCAGGTTTGGCACTTGATGCAGGCACTGTCTATGAAGCAATCCTTGGCTGGTTCCTTATAGCAATTGTCGCAGTCCCTCTTATCGAAGTCTGCTCCAGCCTTGGCCTTAAATTTCCTTCAACAGCCGGACTTGCAGGTTATGCTGAAAAGGCTGTTGGGCCCTGGGGAGGATATGCGGTTTCCTACCTTGTGGGAGGTTCTTTCTTTTTCGGGCTTCCTGCGGTTGCCCTTATAGGCAGCGAGTATATGAAGCAGCTTTTCCAGCTGTCTGAGGCAGGAGCAGCCCTTTTTGCAATCCTGCTTGTAACCCTGATGTTTCTTTCGAACCTGGCAGGGATGAAGGTTATCTCTCTGATTAATTACGCAGCTCTGGCTGTCCTTTTCCTGCTAATAGGCCTGCTTATTGTCTTTAACCTTGATTTCCTGAACGCAGGTTTCGGGATTGCTAGCGAAGCTTTTAGTGGTAACGTGCATATAGACCTGCATAACACCTGGAAAGTTGCAGCTCTCCTTTTCTGGGCTTTTCTTGGTTGGGAAAACCTTTCTTTTTCCCTGGGAGAAATAAAAGATCCTGAAAAAAACGTACCTCGACTTTACTGGCTGAGTTTTGCCCTTGTGACCTCAACCTACCTCGTACTTGCCTTAATCAGCACGGGAGCCAGTGTTTCAGGCGCTTCCCTTCAGGGGGCAGCAGGGCTTTCCGGCCTTGTGCTTTTTACGCCGGGAGGAAAACTGCTGATCTGGCTCATGATAATAGTTATTGCAGCAAATGCCTGTTCATGGGACTTTACTGCAAGTCGCCTGCTTTATGCCGGAGGCAGGACAGGAATTTTTCCTGAGGTATTCGGAAAGCTTTCAAAAAGGAATATTCCTGTGCCCAGCCTGGTTGGGCTGTATGTACTTTCGATTTTCCTGATTCTCGGAAGTTATCTACTCAAAATTCCCGTGTCAGCTATGATGATGCTTGTAAACCAGAACTTTGTTTTCCTCTACGCCTTTATTATAATTGCCTACTGGAAAACCGAAAACGGCTGGAAGAAATGGATTTTTTCGACTCTTTCACTCGTGTCCCTGAGTTTTTTAGTCTCAGGGTTTACCTGGAAAATAGCTTATCCGATCTTTTTGATAGGCTTTGGATACTACAGATTTCTCAGGAGTGCAGGTGAAATTTCTACGTCCAAAATCCCTGCATCCGAAAACGAAATTGTACGCCGTGAAGATGGCTCGGGAAATCTCTAA
- a CDS encoding cation:proton antiporter, with amino-acid sequence MIDPIFLMEIVIALLVLSLLAQTFSHHFQVPVIIFLLIEGVIVGPEILNLLNPVLYMDVLSAIVAICVSVIVFDGGLQVDLKQLRGVQESVLKLSTIGVLITFFGITTLTYFLINVPLQIAALFGALVTATGPSVVGPIIRNLHVSHKVGKILELESVLNDAVSVILTAVVFEFIAAEISRIGAVVFILQRLGIGLLIGVLSGFALHWFFTTLTSISRRTARLITLISIFACYVLSEIMGNESGILALAVFGVIMGTLEFPYKEMIKEFNCDLVTLMISLIFVLLAAMIKFWYIMDIGIKGILLVILIALLVRPMSVFITMWSSKLRTNEKLFISFMGPRGVVPASIATYFAIKLDEMKVPGGQTIVGLVFLTVIVTVFLTGGMSKRVAQMLEVIPMGILIIGGGKVGRILAERFDKRGENVTVIDISEEECNKCMELGIRTIQGNATDVNTLKKAGIKNTKYAVVTTKKDDTNLLFCQIAKARFGFKGDQLVARVNNMENLNAFWDLGILAMSPTMTTAVVMDSMIGRNHLFSLCEVGGEGNVMEIKVTNPKVVGKAIREINFPEKSLMVMVRRGNESIIAHNSLKLEYNDIVTVIGEQGTKKSVSDILYR; translated from the coding sequence ATGATTGATCCTATATTTTTAATGGAAATAGTTATTGCCTTGCTCGTTCTATCCCTTCTGGCACAAACCTTTAGCCATCATTTTCAGGTTCCTGTTATCATTTTTCTATTGATCGAAGGAGTAATAGTTGGGCCAGAAATTCTTAATCTACTAAATCCTGTTCTCTATATGGACGTGCTCAGTGCCATTGTAGCTATTTGTGTGTCTGTTATAGTCTTCGATGGAGGGCTCCAGGTTGACTTAAAACAACTCAGGGGGGTTCAGGAAAGCGTTCTTAAACTAAGCACTATTGGTGTTTTAATTACTTTTTTCGGGATTACCACACTTACATACTTTCTCATAAATGTTCCTCTTCAAATTGCTGCCCTTTTTGGAGCTCTGGTTACTGCAACCGGTCCCAGTGTTGTTGGTCCAATAATCCGGAATCTCCATGTTTCACATAAGGTTGGCAAGATCCTGGAACTTGAGAGTGTTTTAAACGATGCTGTAAGTGTGATCTTGACTGCGGTGGTTTTTGAGTTTATTGCAGCAGAGATTTCAAGAATAGGCGCGGTAGTCTTCATCCTTCAAAGGCTTGGAATTGGATTATTAATAGGAGTATTGAGCGGATTTGCACTCCACTGGTTTTTTACAACCCTCACGTCCATTAGCAGAAGGACTGCCAGGTTGATTACTCTTATCTCGATCTTCGCCTGCTATGTACTGTCAGAAATTATGGGCAATGAATCCGGAATCCTTGCACTGGCAGTTTTTGGAGTTATTATGGGAACTTTGGAATTTCCCTATAAAGAAATGATAAAGGAATTCAACTGTGACCTGGTAACTTTAATGATCTCTTTGATCTTTGTCCTGCTTGCAGCAATGATCAAGTTCTGGTATATCATGGATATCGGGATAAAAGGAATCTTGTTAGTTATACTTATAGCTCTATTAGTCCGCCCAATGTCGGTCTTTATCACAATGTGGAGTTCAAAACTCCGCACCAATGAAAAACTCTTCATATCATTCATGGGGCCAAGAGGAGTAGTTCCGGCTTCAATTGCAACTTATTTTGCAATCAAATTGGATGAAATGAAAGTGCCTGGAGGGCAAACGATTGTAGGTTTAGTCTTCCTGACAGTCATAGTGACTGTCTTCCTGACAGGAGGCATGTCAAAAAGAGTAGCTCAGATGCTGGAGGTAATTCCTATGGGGATTTTGATTATCGGAGGAGGAAAAGTAGGCCGGATTCTTGCTGAACGCTTTGATAAAAGAGGAGAAAATGTGACAGTTATAGATATCTCTGAAGAAGAATGTAACAAATGCATGGAATTAGGCATCAGGACTATACAGGGCAATGCAACAGATGTTAATACTCTTAAAAAGGCCGGAATTAAAAACACCAAGTATGCAGTTGTAACCACAAAAAAGGACGACACAAATCTCCTGTTTTGCCAGATTGCAAAGGCAAGATTTGGATTCAAAGGAGACCAGCTGGTCGCCAGAGTAAATAATATGGAAAATCTTAACGCTTTTTGGGACCTGGGAATCCTTGCTATGAGCCCAACCATGACAACTGCTGTGGTAATGGACAGTATGATTGGAAGAAATCACCTTTTCTCATTATGTGAAGTAGGAGGAGAAGGCAATGTTATGGAAATCAAAGTCACCAATCCAAAGGTCGTGGGAAAGGCCATAAGGGAAATTAATTTTCCGGAAAAAAGCCTTATGGTAATGGTAAGACGGGGGAACGAATCGATTATTGCGCATAATAGCCTGAAACTTGAATATAACGATATTGTAACGGTTATTGGAGAGCAAGGTACAAAAAAGAGTGTTTCTGATATACTATACAGGTAA
- a CDS encoding acyltransferase, with protein sequence MTEKINYLDGLRGIAAINVMIMHFFIILVPAIIYSDRMPSHLGNLERIFSTTPLGLIGAGNFSVCIFFVLSGYVLTQKYFRTKDKKIIISGAVRRYIRLFVPVLAATVLSFLLASIGAFRYYIEAVMISGNNNYDSYWTFTPDIVDAIKQAVWGSFFTGSDTYNPVLWTMTVEFYGSMLVFALALLFGVQRNRWTFYLAAAVFFFNSYYFAFIIGMGLADIFNSKASVFKTDNKMILFVILFSGLFLGSYPVGTVTNDSLYGFLNNGLFEVPKLTYHILGAVMIMYVLLNSQWLQKVFSSPVPVFLGKISYSLYLVHFLIISSFTCALFLALHPILPYWIAVFVSCFLSVLLIIPLSYLFYKYIDMVGVRLSKVFYNRAIDPLISSNLWDIKQKYLSSTIFGIYNKIFK encoded by the coding sequence ATGACTGAAAAGATCAACTATCTTGATGGGCTACGCGGTATAGCTGCGATTAACGTGATGATAATGCATTTCTTCATTATATTGGTCCCAGCGATTATTTATAGTGATCGAATGCCTTCACATCTGGGGAATCTTGAACGGATTTTCTCGACTACGCCCTTAGGATTAATTGGCGCCGGAAACTTTTCGGTATGCATTTTCTTTGTTCTAAGTGGTTACGTATTGACCCAAAAATACTTTAGAACTAAAGACAAAAAAATAATTATAAGCGGTGCAGTACGCCGATATATCCGGCTGTTTGTTCCGGTGCTGGCAGCAACGGTTCTATCCTTTTTACTTGCATCAATCGGAGCATTCCGTTATTATATTGAAGCCGTAATGATCTCAGGAAATAACAATTATGACAGTTATTGGACATTTACGCCGGATATTGTTGATGCAATTAAGCAGGCGGTGTGGGGATCGTTTTTTACAGGAAGCGACACATATAACCCGGTTTTATGGACAATGACAGTAGAATTTTATGGGTCTATGCTTGTTTTCGCACTAGCTTTACTATTCGGAGTGCAACGGAACCGCTGGACATTCTATCTTGCCGCAGCCGTATTTTTCTTCAATTCTTACTATTTTGCCTTTATAATAGGAATGGGGCTTGCAGACATATTTAACAGTAAAGCTTCAGTGTTTAAAACCGATAACAAAATGATATTATTCGTTATACTATTTTCAGGGCTATTTCTCGGATCGTATCCGGTAGGCACCGTAACAAACGATTCATTATACGGTTTTCTTAATAACGGTCTCTTTGAGGTCCCAAAACTGACATATCATATCCTGGGAGCCGTTATGATAATGTATGTCTTATTGAACAGCCAGTGGCTGCAAAAAGTCTTTTCCTCTCCAGTGCCTGTATTTCTTGGAAAAATATCTTACTCACTGTACCTGGTACATTTCCTGATAATAAGCAGTTTCACCTGTGCACTATTCCTTGCATTGCATCCGATATTACCATACTGGATAGCTGTTTTTGTTTCATGTTTCCTGTCCGTACTATTAATAATACCTTTGAGCTACCTATTTTACAAGTACATCGATATGGTAGGTGTAAGACTATCAAAGGTCTTTTACAATCGAGCTATCGATCCTCTCATATCCAGCAACTTGTGGGATATAAAGCAGAAATACCTGTCAAGCACGATTTTTGGGATATATAATAAAATATTTAAATAA
- a CDS encoding glycosyltransferase family 2 protein, with protein sequence MYPMYELTVIIPIFNEEINIARIIEAVNSTLSLNKIRGEILIVDDESRDKTIKIVEELMLKYNNLRIIVRHTDHGLSQSVVEGFRQANSNTFLVIDADFSHPPALIPRFYEEIKKGTDIVIGSRYTLGGGIKQWPLKRRILSLGATGLGRILFPEVTDPVSGFFALKKKVISGAQLHPRGYKILMEVLGKGKWNSFIEIPFTFSDRQNGESKLTFCIITDYIKQILNIAKYSLVFRNNHVWNEWEKIGKFCFVGLSGVLVNVGSLYLFTEYIGLYYIISSLVAIEISILSNFLLNDYWTFKLKDKVDKYTQNRFKRFFSFQCISIVGLIINIGILYFLTNFFGIYYLVSNLIGIVIVFFWNYLMNRQVTWKLRTY encoded by the coding sequence ATGTATCCTATGTATGAACTAACAGTAATTATTCCCATCTTTAATGAAGAGATCAATATTGCCAGGATAATCGAGGCTGTGAATTCAACTCTTTCATTAAATAAGATTCGTGGGGAGATTCTTATTGTTGATGACGAATCTCGAGACAAAACTATTAAAATTGTCGAAGAACTTATGTTGAAATACAATAATCTGAGAATTATTGTAAGACACACAGACCATGGGCTTTCACAGTCCGTAGTTGAGGGCTTCAGGCAGGCAAATTCTAACACTTTTCTGGTAATTGACGCTGATTTTTCCCATCCTCCAGCACTAATTCCTCGTTTTTATGAAGAAATTAAAAAAGGAACGGATATTGTCATAGGAAGTCGATATACTCTCGGAGGAGGTATCAAACAATGGCCTCTTAAACGTCGGATTTTATCTCTTGGAGCAACAGGACTTGGAAGAATACTATTTCCTGAAGTTACGGATCCTGTAAGCGGCTTTTTTGCCCTAAAAAAGAAAGTTATCTCCGGAGCTCAACTTCATCCTCGCGGGTATAAAATTCTTATGGAAGTTCTCGGAAAGGGAAAGTGGAACTCATTTATCGAGATTCCATTTACATTTAGTGATCGGCAGAACGGAGAAAGTAAACTCACATTTTGCATCATAACTGACTATATAAAACAAATTCTAAATATCGCTAAGTATTCTCTTGTTTTTCGTAATAACCATGTCTGGAACGAATGGGAAAAAATAGGAAAATTTTGCTTTGTCGGATTATCCGGGGTACTGGTCAATGTTGGTTCTCTATATTTATTTACTGAGTATATAGGCCTTTATTATATTATATCCAGTTTAGTAGCAATAGAAATATCTATCCTGAGTAATTTTCTCCTGAATGATTACTGGACATTTAAACTGAAGGATAAAGTCGATAAATATACACAGAATAGATTTAAGAGATTTTTTTCTTTCCAGTGTATCTCAATTGTAGGACTTATAATTAATATAGGAATATTGTATTTCCTGACAAATTTCTTTGGTATCTATTATCTGGTTTCAAACCTTATAGGGATAGTAATTGTCTTTTTCTGGAACTATCTGATGAACAGGCAGGTTACATGGAAACTAAGAACTTACTGA
- a CDS encoding cytochrome c biogenesis CcdA family protein, which translates to MKAQSGYGLFPSIRTDLKTSKNLNLTRDYVSVGSVCLSFLYKIVMEEYMKKKNERKLFANKGIFLLACIFLLLSPASLVSSAVSGGRTTDCFYGVCINTSRFFLTETQMPSTFLTEDLSLPLTGARDGKNKHFEKISPFLLLVAGILAGFNPCLLAVMAFLASVTLVKHGRRKEMLKITLGFSAGIFTMYMLAGTGILIVVNLLPDIQGSFIEASVLIIFLLGLWHIFDAYWLKKHAKTTFRTPKPLKNFMGKMDQNNLVLLSFLSGSMFSLVKAPCVGAIFLSLLSILATKTDIVRGTLYMGIYNLGLLLPVIVLGLLLAFGLSPNKVTEFRERWRVEIRLTTGIILISVARLMQLGVI; encoded by the coding sequence ATGAAAGCTCAATCTGGATACGGTCTCTTTCCTTCCATAAGAACAGACCTTAAAACGAGTAAAAATTTGAACCTTACTCGAGATTATGTATCCGTAGGTTCCGTATGTTTAAGCTTTCTTTACAAAATAGTTATGGAAGAGTATATGAAAAAGAAAAATGAGCGTAAATTGTTTGCAAACAAAGGAATTTTTTTGCTGGCCTGCATTTTTTTGTTGTTGAGCCCTGCATCCTTAGTTTCATCTGCGGTATCTGGAGGCCGAACAACAGACTGTTTTTATGGAGTATGTATAAACACATCAAGATTTTTTCTAACAGAAACTCAGATGCCTTCTACTTTTCTTACCGAGGATCTTTCTCTCCCCTTAACAGGAGCTCGAGATGGAAAAAACAAGCATTTCGAAAAAATCAGTCCTTTCTTACTTCTGGTGGCAGGCATCCTTGCAGGTTTTAATCCCTGCCTCCTTGCGGTAATGGCTTTTCTCGCTTCAGTTACGCTTGTCAAGCATGGAAGAAGAAAAGAAATGCTCAAAATCACACTCGGTTTTTCGGCAGGAATCTTTACCATGTATATGCTTGCCGGAACGGGCATCCTCATTGTTGTTAATCTCCTGCCTGACATTCAGGGAAGTTTTATAGAAGCTTCAGTCCTGATTATTTTCCTGCTCGGCCTCTGGCATATTTTTGATGCTTACTGGCTGAAAAAGCATGCAAAAACTACTTTCAGGACTCCTAAACCTTTAAAAAACTTTATGGGCAAAATGGATCAGAATAACCTGGTATTACTGTCCTTCCTTTCTGGAAGTATGTTCTCCTTGGTCAAAGCCCCCTGTGTAGGAGCTATCTTTCTCTCACTCCTGAGCATCCTGGCAACAAAAACCGATATTGTCAGGGGAACATTATATATGGGTATTTACAATCTAGGGCTCCTGCTTCCTGTAATAGTTCTTGGTCTCCTCCTTGCCTTCGGACTCAGCCCGAATAAAGTCACCGAGTTCAGGGAAAGGTGGAGAGTGGAAATAAGGCTGACAACAGGAATCATACTGATATCCGTTGCCCGGCTCATGCAGCTTGGAGTAATATAA